DNA from Denticeps clupeoides chromosome 7, fDenClu1.1, whole genome shotgun sequence:
acaaataattagaCAGTGTAAATGACTCAGAGGGAAAAAGCTCACTTCAACAAATGGGTTGATTGAGGATTTAAAGTGTGACAGTGaattgatattaatgagttacGTGATGGTGAGTTCCTGGGAGCGTAGCATAGGAAGAGGATGGTCTGAGGGTATGAGAGGGTATGCATATACAACATTTTTGACTAATATTTTGAGCGACAAAAAACGGGGGGGGGGAATTTGGTCTAGAATGACCACTCCAGATTGTTTAATCTTACACTTACATTACTGTGGGAGAACATTGAGTGTGGAGATGACACACATTACATTGGATACCTTAGTCACAAATTTCAGTCAGCAatttttgttgtggtttaaCCAATAGTTTGACCTTTACACTGACtcatgacagtgtgtgtcttgtgtgagGGGGACTGTGTGTACCTGGTATGTGTAAGAAAAAGTACAGAGTACAcagaatgattgtattcatagtcggGGTCCtaagtgaaccagaactgattactttcaatggtgtctgtgtgtctgtgtgtctgtgtgtctgtgtgtctgtgtgtctgtgtgtctgtgtgtctgtgtgtctgtgcacaccTGAGGGATGATTGTGATACGAGATCGTAGATCATGAAGCCCCATGTTGGCAATATTGACCCCGTCAACACGGATCTCTCCTTCCGAAGCCTCAATGATGCGGAAGAGGCCCAGAGTGAGAGACGACTTCCCTGCTCCAGTCCTGCCGACTATTCCAACCTGACATACACACATAGTAGGAAAATTCACAACTCAAAATATTAAAGCAAAGCATGCACAGATCTCCATACCAGTCTACACACCTTTTCCCCACCCTCGATGATGACATTGATATTCCTGATAGCCAGCTCCAAGTCATCTCTGTATCGCAGGCCAAAGCTGCAAATCTCTATATGACCTGCAGTGGGCCATCCAGTGGTCGGTTTAGAGCCCTCCAGCGTCCACTCCGCCTACAGGAGGCACACACAATCATAAAGTCTGAATTTGTTTTTCCATAGCTCGGTCTGTTAGTCATCTGAAAGAGTGTCCAAACTATCCTACTACATTTGGCTTCCACTCTTTAATAAGTTAATCAGTGTTCTCTGAAGGGATGGGCATCGGTACAGTAAATCAGAAAGAGATAAGCCCAATTCCAAGGCTTtatgtaaaaagaaattaaaaactgCAGTAATACAAAGGATGAACCACATCCAGAAACAATCTCTGCACCTATAACACTGGCAAGGCAATTCATAAGAATGTATGCAGTGTGGAAGAGTCTAGAATACAgctaattaaatgttaatcGTGAGCCTTGGTATGAAACCATGAAGGCATCCTGTGACCACTGCAGTCATGCATCTGTTGCACGCAGGGTGCATGTGGGGACATATATGCGTGTCTCACGTGTCCAATGCAGTGCAATCCAGGATAAATTACAGTCTGCTGACTTAGGGACAACAGAGAGACATCCAGTCCCCTGCTTCACTGAGTCTCTCCACTTACTGACCTCCTTCTCCGTGTCTCCATACTCTTTCACCCGCTCCACTGCCACAATGTTGGTCTCCAGCTCTGAGGACATCCGGACCAGCCAGTTAAGAGAAGCTGTGACCTtggaggagaagagaaaaggaaaatggCACATTTGATGGGTGAAACCTGCACAAGAAAAAGTATGATGTTGTTGAGTTAGCCTTGACCTAGTGAATACTGACCTGCAGTGCGTAGGAGATGGACAAACCCATGATCCCGGGGCTCAGGTTGTCTCTGGATATGACTGCGAACAGCGCCGCAAACATCACAATGCAGTTCCCCACGAACTCCAAACGAACTGCCAGCCACCTACCACAGACAAAACTACCTTTATTATAACAGCACTTATGAAGCGCTATTAAAAGCACAGGGGTtaattcccaaattctcccactcCACTTCATTGCCATGTTTCCTCCAATGGCTTCCAGTAGCTGACAGCTTCCAAATACTGATGCTAGACTACAAAGCCCTGATACCTCCGATCTCTCATTACCCCACACTCTGCAGTTCGATCTCTCTGATCCTCCAGCACCGTTCCACTGgtgccaccatctctcaaggtaccaGGAAAGCAAGGTGCCAttcatatagggtggtagtagcctagtgggtaacacactctcctatgaaccagaagacccaggttcaaatcccactaattaccattgtgtccctgagcaagacacttagccctaaattgctccaggggggactgtccctgtaactactgattgtaagtcactctggataagggcgtctgataaatgctgtaaatgtaaacatagaGTCTTCTCTGTCTTTGCTCATAGGTGGTGGAACAAACTCCCACTACATATTTGAACAGCTGAATCACTCAAGATCTTCATAAGCAAGCTAAAAGCCTTCTTTGTTAATCGCTATTTACagattgggtcctagtgaaccaaatgagggatttctatttttgatattttaaagcaagttgctctggataagagtgtcggccaaatgctgtaaatataaatgttaatgtcatAACAAAATAACATGCCTGTTGGCGACGATACTGGGGTAATATGCTTTCTGGTTGAGGTCAACTCGGCCATCACTCTCATGAATGAAGCGCTGCTGATCGCCAAAAGCACGAATGACGCTAGTGCCGAGCAGAGTTTCATTAAAGTGCGTGTAGACAGGAGAACGGCTCACTGACTCCAGGCGCTTCAGTTGACGAGAGGACGCCACATAGAATCgctgaggaaaaaagaaaaattgcatGTAGGGTCAAAATCAGCTGGCAATGACTAACGGCAATGTAATAAGTATTGATCACTGACTAGTTAGTTTCACTGACTTACAGAATAGTGAAATTACTGACCTGAACAAAGAAGTAGAGCAGACCGAGGGGTGGGATTATGATGACGACAAGAGGCGTAGCAATAAGGATGACTGCACACGCACCCAACACATTGAACATGGAGCCCATGAACATCTTAAAAATGCTGGGGATGACAGAGTCAATGGTGTCTGTCTCCTTAGAAAAGCGGTTAACCAGGTTGCCGCTGGGTGTTCTCTCAAAAAAAGCCATTGGGGAGCGGAGCACGTTGTATAGCATGGTCTCGTGCAGGTAACGAGAGGCCAGGATCCCGCCAATCGACACAGAGATGGAGTAACAGAACACCGCCACACCTAATGAGGTAGTTGGAAGTAAACCAATACCACAAAGTAAGTTTTTGTTCCAAGTTAAATGAGTCAAACTTATACTTCAATGTTTTCGTTGAACATACATATATTTGCAGGCATTACAGCGTTCTTACTTTTATTTTCCCCTATATTCTATTTAGTTCTAAAACCACtactttaactatgcacagtcaaaacagagtgATTCaggatgcatttacatttacatttacagcatttatcagacgcccttatccagagcgacttacaatcagtagttacagggacagtctccctggagcaacttagggttaagtgtcttgctcagggacacaatggtagtaagtgggattcgaacccgggtcttctggttcataggcgagtgtgttaccctctaggctactaccacccggtagTAGCCTGCAGTGTTggactgctataactatgcatgtgacaaatacattGAAGGGAATTGGATCTTGAAATGTTAGCGCACATCAGTTCCATGAGATTTAATTAAAGCATGGTTTTAATATTATCAAGATCTTTGGGAACAGAGCTCAAAAGCcacaacataaaataattatagaaaaaaaaaaaaaaaactttttgaacAAACAAATCAGATCCATAAAGGTATCACCTTCCACCTTGTAACTTACAGGACTGCAAGCATCTGCCAGATATCACAGCACAGCTTCAGAAGACTAGTGGAGTCcttctttaaatgtgacatgCTGTTTTAGTGGCAAATGGGCACCTATTTGATTTAAGACGGGTAGTGAATGTTAGCATGCTTACAATGGCAATAcacatggtggtagtagtctactGGATAGTTCACTTGCCTGCGAATCAGAAGACtgcaaagtcacatgttcaaactcttaatatcattgtgtccctaagcaaatCACTTAATGCTGAGCTGCTCTAGgcagtcactttggataagggcacctgCTAAATGCTGTGAAACGTAAAATGCAATGCAGGTTCCAACTAGCGTGTGAATGCTCCCTCACCCTGTGTGATGCCCAGGGCTCCATATATACTCAGCCTCATCTCTCTGTAAGGCTGGGTGCCATTGATCACAGGATCGTCTGTCCAGCGACTGAGCCAAAAGTTAGAGCCCAATGAGGCCACGTGATGACATAAGAACAGGAAGATGCTGATACAAGACAGACAGATGCCGATTGCCTTCATATACTCCCAGAACACTGACAATTTGACCttcaaaagacacaaaaaataaacaatcaTTCTTAAAATTATGAATTTTGTAATTGTGTAACGGTAATTATGTAACGGCTCTTTTGACAACAAAATGTCTATTCTGCTGTGATACAGTCTTGCTCTCATAGATTGATAAGAGGCTCCTGTACCCGCCCAGTTTTGGCCTTGTCGGCCTCGGTCAGTTTGGCAGCCTCCGGAGACCTGGCCTTCTTCCCGTCCCCCTCACTGGTGTCCATCTTCAGATGGGACTTCGCTGAGCTGGCCGCAGACAAAGAATTCTGGGCTTGTCTGCGGTGTATGGAGACAGACGCCAAGGTCATCGGAGAAAATTACTTGGAACATTGAGGTGAAAAGGCAATAAATCCTGGACTGAAACTGTATTTTTGAATTCGAACACAATAATCGTTCTATTTTTTTTGTGGCTCGCATACTGTGCAGGGTGAACCAACAGAATGTACTCACCCCAACATGGCAACAGGACCACCATTCTCAAGAGCTTTCTTAGACACTGCATCTGCTGAAAATCAGAGGCCCATCAGACCGAGGGGGAAAAGGTTTGACTATCCAAACACACCCAAAAGGCCACACCCAGATTtcaagacttataaaatggTGCGTTTTTGTCAATCacatacttaacaaaaagaaaagaaaatcttcatgctttttccacaaCTTCAAATCATGTAGCCACTATTTTCAATTTAGTGTTTAACATAAaatttcattaatttgttcCAATTGTGCATATTGTTGTGAGTAatggttaaaaaatatattgcacCTTGGTCATACTCATTCATTCAAAAGTCTGCATGCCCCacttaaccaaaaaaaggtCCAACTGCCAAGCGATCAGCAAGCACACCTCAGAGCTGCGAGGGACACTAAACACAGCAAGGAGGAGATGGGCTGAGGTGCACACTTCTCAAACACCAGAGACAAACCACCCACAGGGAAAACGAGGGGAGGTTGCTACACCAGCGGCGTTTAAACAATCTGAACCTTCCTTCCTATCGCCATAGTAGTGTCTTACAAAAGCTTTGACAGCTGCAAAATCATGTCATCCTGATTGGCTCTTAACCAACGACCATGTTAGCACAGATACATTTTTGTGGTGGTAGAATTTTTGTTGACATGATTGAGTACAGCTTCAGTAAGACACTGGATCAGTGCCTGGGGGGGCTCTGCCCCCTACAGAATAGCAGCACATGCATAGACTACTGCGGCCTGGACAGTTGTGTTTAAGCACCAGCCACCTCCAGCCAGGTAGGCCAATCTCAACAAAGACTTACTGAATAATTACTGCCGGTACTAATGTGCccacaataaaaatgttcaggGTTGAGATTTCATCAGGAATATATAAGAAACATCATATAATGAGCCTTGACACAACAAGGCAAAGGGACAAAACATTCCCCATGATGCTAAGCCCTGCAAGCTTCAGAGTAGGTCTCAAACTGACAACAGACTCCAGGGTGCATGCATGCCTAATGTGACTGATCCACCTAGAAACCAGATTTAACCATCACTTCAAACCTTCAGTTCCATCTTTCTCTTCAACCTCCTCCTCTCTCACAGTGCCCTCTTCTGAGCAGAGAAtaggacaaaaaataaaaaaatggtacTGGGTAAGACAAAagacacatgaacacaaaaaaaaaaaaaaagtaaagcttTGGGAGGATGGAGTGGAGGGTCAGAGTTGTTGGTGCTGTAAGGGGCACCATTTCCTGCTTTCCCACAAAGTGCCTTAAATGATTCCAGGCCTTTAATGTGTTGAACACTGATGGATCAAAAGGGATCTAAAACATTATGAcacatgtgcctgtgtgtggggggaagctGTTCTTCAGACCCCTCAGAACTATGTATAATAAGGCTCTCACATCCACCCATATCTTTTCTACAGCTGCCATATGCCAGCAGATGGAGAGCTCAGATAAAAGAGGACTAATGAAAGGGAAGAAATGAATGTTGGGCTTAAGACAACACGCTCCCTTCATAAGGAAAGAACCCAACTCACCCGGCTCCTCCTCTGTCTGCTCTGTGTTGGCGTAGGTACGCAGGAAATCGGCGAAAGCACCCTGACGACCCATCAGCTCTAAATAGGAGCCCGTCTCTGTGATCTCACCATCCACCATCACCAGGATCAGGTCTGCCTGAGGCAGGAAGCTCAGACCGTGGGTCACAAGCACACGAGTCTGAAAGGGGAGCGTTAGTTAGGGTTACATGCTGAAGTTTCACACTATTGTTTGCTCTGAAATATTTATCTATGCTTCATTGAGAGAATAGAAAAGAACAGATCAGAACGGattagagaaagaaaaaaacaatcacttaagAATTTGAGAAAGGTAGGTTAAGTGCACTTGAATGAACTTGGATCTGAGACTTAAGTACACTATaatacataaaaagaaaaacatgaaaacaattGTGGGTATAGCTacacatgacatttttaatacagtCCAATCTTAATCGATCATGAAGATCACTTAGGTAGTATTCTGAACAACTCTGGTAGGGTCACAGAGACAAACATAATAAAGAATTTTTGGGTTCCAGAGGGATTATGCTCATGATGATATATGGGGCAATCAGACTTAACAACAGGAGGAGGTTTAAACAGACAAGCATGATGAAGCGGGGTGCATGAGACCAGTCAATATTGCTCACTGGGTCCTTTacttcaaaatgtaaaaaacctCATTACACCATGAAAAAGGCTTTGGTTGGTTGTTAATTTCTCCACTAGCAAACACTGTCGAATTGCTACTTCTTACATACAGTGAACCAGAAagtttttacattacatcactttttccaaaaGTTATGttagtcttattccaaaatggatcaagttgttttttttttttttgtttttctcagaattctacaacACAAATGGATAAAGCAGATGGACACGAGTATTCACAGCCTGcaccatgaagctcaaaattgagctcagatgcttcctgtttcccctgatcatccttgagatttTTCTGCAGCTTAAGTGGAGTCCAACTTAGTAAAAGGCAAAAGTTACTTCAGAAACAAATCatgacaaacaaaataaacGTTGGTTACaactggaggaaaccaggcaccgctgaTCACCAGGCCAAAACAATCtctacagtaaagcatggtggtggaagaatcatgctgtggggatgtttttcagctgcaggaacagggagactagtcaggatagaggggcagatgactgcagcaatgtacagagacatcctggatgtaaacctgctccagagcgctcttgaactggGGCGGCGGTTCATCTTTTAGCAGGATGACggccctaagcacacagccaagatatcaaaggagtggcttcaggacaactctcaATGCctttgagtggcccagccagagcccagacttgaatctgattgaacatctctggagagatcttaaaatggctgtgaacTGACTTGTCCCATCCAACCTgttggagcttgagaggtgctgcaaagagaatgggcaaactggccaaggataggtgtaccaagcttgtagagtcatattcaaaataataatgctGTAAAAACCAAATGTTGAAAAATGTATGCGTTAAGTTTAGACTCACCCGTCCTTGCAGCAAGCCCTGAGGTCCGATGACTTTGTCAAAGATGTGTTTACCCACATGGGCATCCACAGCAGATAACGGGTCGTCCAGCAGGTAGACAGCAGTGTCACAATATACTGCCCGAGCCAGGCTCACACGCTGTTTCTGCCCACCAGATAAATTCACACCCTACATATACAGAGCAATAAATAGAAAAGGACACACTTAAAGGAACAGGGCTATATGGGTTTCTGCCTTCCCCCTGAATATATGTACTCGAGACACAAACCTGTTAAGATGTCAGGTAGTTTGACCTTAAGATCAAGGAACAAACCTATCCAAACCAGGTCCATTGAACAGCAGCTTACTTACACCACCTCTAAATAAACATGATAACACTTTAATGTTCACCTTCTCTCCAATCTCAGTAGCATCTGCCGCAGGCAGGATCTCCAGGTCGGGCAGAAGGGCACAGGCTTCCACAACACTCTGATACCACGACTCTTTCCTCTCCCGGCCAAACACAATGTTTTCCCGAAGAGTGGCATTCTGGATCCAGGCTTGCTGTGGCACATAGGCTACCGAGCCCTTAAGAACAAGACAAGGAAAAACAAACCCCCAGTATGATTATCATATAACATATGACATAACATGaccagggtaaaaaaaaaaaaagttacaataatTACAAGAAAACCTGGCAGTAAGATTTCATGTGCACCTTTATGCTGACTGCCCCATCCTGCTTGTGCATTTCTCCCAGCAGTGCTGAGAGCAGAGAAGACTTCCCAGAGCCCACATGTCCCACCACAGCTACCAGTGAGCCTTCTGGGATTAACACATTTattctggagagagagaggggtaggCAGGCTGAGACAGGGACAACACAATAACCACCAATAAAGAGGAGAGCAGAGGGGGCAGGAAGGAAAAGGCAACATATCACAGCCACTGAGGGATTATCATTGTAATTCAACCATTATTATATCAGTATTATATCACTCCTGATACTGTTATGTAGggtgaaccaaaagacccaggttcaaaccccacttacctgagcaagtcacttaaccctaaattgctccagagggactgtccctgtaactactgattgtaagttgctctggataagggcatctgataaatactgtaaatgttaaattcttcaatttaataaataacaaagGAGCAAAAAATGGTCTTGTTTTATAAAGACCATAACAGAAATGCGGAGACTGAATCAAACTCACTATAGATTACAGCTCAACATTCTGCCTTTTCTGTGAGGAAGAGTGAAATAAAGTGGGAGTAGCCTGTACCTCTTCAAAGTAGGGTTGTCCGTTTTAGACCAGCTAAAAGAGCCGTCGACAATACTGATGCTGTCAGAAGCTGCAAAGAGAAAATGCCCATAAATGCCCCATAATATCGGAAAGCACCTCAAGTCCTTACAGGCCTTCATATCAATATGTAAAGCTcatgtacagtatttacattttgcaGGTCATGATATAAATACATAGTAACAATAGCCACATTGGCATAATGTGTAGCCTAAAACataaattgacaataaagtttaaatGATTGTACATAAAAGACCAGTTAAGGGAAAAAATCCCTGAGGTCAAGGCAAAACAGCATTGCATTTCTAGAAAGAGAAAAAATTAGCTATGCTGTTCTCCATTCAGTTACTCACATCCAGCAATGGCTTTGCGGTTCACATTGTCCTCATCCAGCTCCTCATGGGACAAGAAAACTCTCAAGCGCTTCATGGACACACTGGCCTGTGGGGGATGgcaagcaataaaaaaaaaaagataaaacaaaaagatACCCAGGACCAAATCCCAAAGTGTATTATGTACGGGAGGGGGGGGATTAAACAACCATGAAGGAGACAAATTGATTCTGGTGGAGAAGTGTGGTGTGCCAACCTGAACCATGCTGCTGATCACCATGGGCAGCATGTTGAGAGGGAACCGCAAGATGTTGAAAAGAGCCAGAGACACAAAGGCCTTCTGAGCATCCAGAACATTCTTTTCATCCACCATCACGTAGACAGCAAACGTGGACAGAGCAACCTAGAAACAAAACAGCAACAGTTGCTGCATTACCCgaatattatgaaataaatctCAACATGCAAGTGCAGAATTTGAGAAAAACTACCTTAATTAATAATAGTGTTTCGTTATTATGAGTCTTACtgaaaaactaattaaattatagaagaaaagaaaaaaaaaaaaaaaacgctgtgaACAgaccataaaaatgttttattacttgGTAACCCTGCTCACAGCAACCCAGCAACGTCAGGGCCAGGTCTCATTTTTGAGAGGCACATGTAACTCAATAGCCTATCATTAAGTTCTTATCTGATCGTGCCTAATAAGCTAAATCAAGCTTCTTGGAGAttcaagaacaaagaacaacaaTAGTCCTATTGTTAGCAAAAAATGACCAGTGCGTAATTCACACACAATGACCGCTTTCCTTACCAAGAACGGAGCGCAGACCCACGTAAAGGTGGACACGGCTCCCAGGTATGCAGTCTTCTTCAGCACACGCAGTTCACTCTCCCGGATCTTAGAGACCTTATCCCTGAAGGCCAGCTCCCAAGCATACAATTTCAATACCTTAATACCATTCAGGACTTCATTCATCAGCTTGATGCGGTTGTCTTTGCTTTTCATTTGGGCAACCTGCTCAAAGAAGGAAAAATCCCAATGAGCTTAATATGGCATACTTTGACTTAAGCCACTATGAGACTTAAGCCAAATGTGTTTGGTTCTATTTTCATTTCTCTTATCGCTTAAGAACAGAACCTTTAACAAAACAACTGAAGCAGGCATCGGATCTTGATGTCTGACCTGGTATGTTTTGGTCTTCATGGCAATAACAGCATTCACTGGGACCATCAGAACCATTACAGCTACACCAGCCAGCACAGAAGGACCCAGGTTCTGTAAGAAGGAGAGCAataatttacacaaataaaagcagaagaaacagttcatttaaaaaaaaagggggattaTCTGACTATATTACACACACCTGCCACAGGAAATAAAGTGCTAGGATGACCTGCAGCGGTGCAGACCAAATCATATTGATGTAGGTGATGAGGTCCATGAAGCGCTGAGCGTCCACAGACATCAAGTTTACAATCTCTCCCACTGTGGACGTGCGGCGGGCTGCGTTAGTGATGACCAGAGCCTGCAAAAGGGTTCAATCAACTTATGCAGTCTAAGGTGTCTCTCCCTGCTATtaaaataaagccaaaaatCAATagcataacaaaacaaaattgcaCACTGTGATGGTTTTGCAACGTTAATGCCAGACTGGTAAACcgattaaaagtaataaaaaggtattaaaaatatataaacaaaactCTTACTTTCCTGTACACAGCTCCTACAATGGCTGTACGGAGCCTCATCCCGGTGACGAAACAGACATGGAAGTATCTCTGCAGGATAAGCGTCTGCACGCAGGTGCAAACAAACAGCAGGGACGTGTAGAAATAGCCCTGCCAGTAGGGGGCACTGCCATCATTGACGAATCGGATCAGCAACCTACAAGACATGTTAGTGGTTCCAGTTAACAGAGCTCTTGACAGCGGCCACTGGTGAAGAAAGCGTCCAACAGCAACTGTGGCTCAGAGGTTTGCTTTGACTGTTTGCTTTGAGTAGGAACGCTGGAGAGCGGGCCACACAGTTATGGGGAGCCTCTCGGCAAATTCCCCCATGGAAACCTAAGCTGCCTTCAGCACGACAAAACAAACACGTGGCGGGGTGTCCTTTCTGGCTTTCCCTCCATCTGTGTGAAAGGTCACTCGTGCTGTTTAGCAGCAGCATCCATCTGCTGTTTAAAATTGCAAGACAGGAATTGGCAGACCCACCTGAGGATCTCAGGTCCCACAAACATTAGGATGTCGTGGACGATTTTGTAGAGGGAGCTGACGAGGAAGTAGGGCCCGAAGGTGCGGCACAGGGCCAGGAAGAGTGATGGCTCGCTTGTATTCTGCGAAGATTTTACCAGCAGGATCTCAGACTCCTCCATTGGCGGTCTGTCCTTTTCCCCCCGACTTCTTTCCACTGCCGAACGCTTTGGGGAATACACTGTCTTTTCTGACGTCCTGTAGAAGGAAGACTAATTCTTAAAATGACACCAAGACTGGCAATCTGCAGGAAGCAGAAAGTTAAATTcaataccatttacatttacattatttatcagacgcccttatccagagcgacttacaatcagtagttacagggacagtctccctggagcagttttagggttaagtgtcttgctcagggacacaatggtagtaagtgggattcgaacccgggtcttctggttcataggcgagtgtgttacccactaggctactaccaccctacatcaGCAACACACCTTCGACTTACATTCACTATACAACAATTCTGATTACAACAGCCTTAGCATTCAGTCATGACAACCAATAGGGCAGGaaagaacaaagaaatacaaTCAACCTGCTTTTACCTGCTTTACCTTCTCCCCCATTCACTGTGTGTTCTCACACAGAACACATAGTCAGCATTGGGCTATTGGGCAGGTGGGGTTCTACAGCAGGGAATAGCTACTCGTCTATTGGAAGGAAAGCCCCGGGCCTATTTTACAACAACTGACAGAGCCAAACAGCGTTAGGAAATAATTCATTAGGGGACACACCAGGATTCTAGCAGGACTACTTTTCATGCAGGCCGCCTGTTTAACACCATCACAACGGACTAGGCTGACCTTTTGACCTTGCTGCACTCATGGTTCCAACACCGCACCAGCTGTGGCACAACTTTTTGGGACTGATCCTCAGAGTTCAGGCACCACAGGTCCTTCTCTTCTAGTGGTCTCTTGAATCCCTGAACCAGGAGCCTGGAGAATGACAGACACTGTTAGTTAGACAAACTGATCTTTTAAGAGCACTTGTACACACCACATTCTGGAGATGAAGACCTCTTCTCCTACATACTTTGTTATCCACCAGAAAGTAATCTTTGACAGGAATGAAGCCCCTGACTCCGGACACGGATTCTATAAGGAATCACAGCACATCTTTTGTAATACCTTGCTCGGTGGTCAAGCGTGTTTCACAAGACGGAGCAACAGGAAGGATGAGAATGACTCACTGTCTCTTTGACTGCATGTGAGAAAAGGGGAGGCTGGTCAGACAGGCAGGAGAGCAGCAGGGAAAGGAGCAGCAAAGCGAAGTAGATGTAGAAGGTGGTGGATCTGAACACGTCTATACCGGTCGGCTTGGGGGATAAATACACACAGTCAAGATGGCCAATGAAAACTCCCACAGTAGCCACGAAGAAAGATTGGGATCAGTAAAGGAACTCTTGATCCTCACCTCATTTATTGTCTGCAGTATTCTAGAACGAAAAGAGACTGT
Protein-coding regions in this window:
- the abcc1 gene encoding multidrug resistance-associated protein 1 isoform X1, which codes for MGIDSFCSLDGSDPFWDWNRTWNASSPDLTRCFQSTVLVWVPCFYLWLCAPFYFAYLKWHDLGYICMTHLNKAKTVLGFLLWIVCWADVFYSFWERGQGTARAPVFFISPTMLGITMLLATFLIQYERIKGVQSSGVMLNFWLIAFLCATVSFRSRILQTINEPTGIDVFRSTTFYIYFALLLLSLLLSCLSDQPPLFSHAVKETNPCPESGASFLSKITFWWITKLLVQGFKRPLEEKDLWCLNSEDQSQKVVPQLVRCWNHECSKVKRTSEKTVYSPKRSAVERSRGEKDRPPMEESEILLVKSSQNTSEPSLFLALCRTFGPYFLVSSLYKIVHDILMFVGPEILRLLIRFVNDGSAPYWQGYFYTSLLFVCTCVQTLILQRYFHVCFVTGMRLRTAIVGAVYRKALVITNAARRTSTVGEIVNLMSVDAQRFMDLITYINMIWSAPLQVILALYFLWQNLGPSVLAGVAVMVLMVPVNAVIAMKTKTYQVAQMKSKDNRIKLMNEVLNGIKVLKLYAWELAFRDKVSKIRESELRVLKKTAYLGAVSTFTWVCAPFLVALSTFAVYVMVDEKNVLDAQKAFVSLALFNILRFPLNMLPMVISSMVQASVSMKRLRVFLSHEELDEDNVNRKAIAGSSDSISIVDGSFSWSKTDNPTLKRINVLIPEGSLVAVVGHVGSGKSSLLSALLGEMHKQDGAVSIKGSVAYVPQQAWIQNATLRENIVFGRERKESWYQSVVEACALLPDLEILPAADATEIGEKGVNLSGGQKQRVSLARAVYCDTAVYLLDDPLSAVDAHVGKHIFDKVIGPQGLLQGRTRVLVTHGLSFLPQADLILVMVDGEITETGSYLELMGRQGAFADFLRTYANTEQTEEEPEEGTVREEEVEEKDGTEADAVSKKALENGGPVAMLGQAQNSLSAASSAKSHLKMDTSEGDGKKARSPEAAKLTEADKAKTGRVKLSVFWEYMKAIGICLSCISIFLFLCHHVASLGSNFWLSRWTDDPVINGTQPYREMRLSIYGALGITQGVAVFCYSISVSIGGILASRYLHETMLYNVLRSPMAFFERTPSGNLVNRFSKETDTIDSVIPSIFKMFMGSMFNVLGACAVILIATPLVVIIIPPLGLLYFFVQRFYVASSRQLKRLESVSRSPVYTHFNETLLGTSVIRAFGDQQRFIHESDGRVDLNQKAYYPSIVANRWLAVRLEFVGNCIVMFAALFAVISRDNLSPGIMGLSISYALQVTASLNWLVRMSSELETNIVAVERVKEYGDTEKEAEWTLEGSKPTTGWPTAGHIEICSFGLRYRDDLELAIRNINVIIEGGEKVGIVGRTGAGKSSLTLGLFRIIEASEGEIRVDGVNIANMGLHDLRSRITIIPQDPVLFSGTLRMNLDPFDGYTDEEVWRTLELAHLKNFVSGLPDKLNHECAEGGENLSLGQRQLVCLARALLRKTKILVLDEATAAVDLETDNLIQSTIRTQFEDCTVLTIAHRLNTIMDYTRVLVLDKGQMAEFDSPASLLAKKGLFYKMAKDSGLV